The proteins below are encoded in one region of Phoenix dactylifera cultivar Barhee BC4 unplaced genomic scaffold, palm_55x_up_171113_PBpolish2nd_filt_p 001145F, whole genome shotgun sequence:
- the LOC103699602 gene encoding receptor-like protein EIX2, producing MASTNTSIPLVYAIWIAFLLFFGSVQLCLCFSGNSSGSGGCIARERKALLSIRKGIYDAHRWLSWNEKDCCRWRGVRCDTITGHVVKLDLHYPYNVEYPNKSEVSPSLLRLRHLNYLDLSMNNFGGAPIPNFIGSLAKLEYLDLSHARFGGTIPHQLGNLSNLLHLDLASNLHNSSDVDNLGWLPSIRFLQHLDMSNVNLSKASNWIHVINMLPSLSVLRLSRATLPSLPSTLPHVNFTSLTTLDLSWNNFASSIPGWLFNLSSLELLDLGYNNFHGIIPLAIGNLKKLRVLDLLANNFSGDIPETVGSLKSLQSINLIQNNISGGIPETVGNLKSLVSLSLSINTISGCIPETVGNLKSLEFLDLSSNSISGRIPETVGNLKSLVTLVLSANNISGEIPKTIGRLTKLQNLGLYDNQISGEIPETIGNLGELSSLDLSQNLINGQIPRTVGNLCNLSNLIAFDNNISGDIAGFMEGFSRCSTNRLWYVSLQRNNLSGPLPNQIGELQSLGYLDLGSNLLDGSIPASLGKLSALYYLNLAANSLAGALTEAHFANLTSLSELYLSYNSLTVNVSQDWLPPFKARYISMASCPLGPKFPTWLRNQTDLTLLDLSSAGISENFPDWFSDMRPPMYFLNVSHNHMKGKLPSFEPLPPTQIPGLIDLSNNLFSGPILPTLGGGVDHLGILLLAHNRFNGSIPSAFCGANNLKVLNLADNDLSGVVPNCWNNSSLLGVIDFSDNKLSGGIPSSVGSLSQLISLHLRDNNFSGKIPLSLQQCKQLTTIDLGNNKLSGSIPEWIGGSLLSLKVLRLRSNMLDGNIPKQLSLLASLQVLDLADNKLSGTLPPSFGNFTAMIMIPNGGKPVFDEYIASYYTENIQITTKGSELTFTSVLSFVASLDLSDNNISGEIPEEFTNLHGLHSLNLSGNHLTGRIPINIGAMGQLESLDLSLNHLSSTIPTSIADLNFLERLNLSHNNLSGRIPSGNQLQTLNDPSIYIGNQYLCGQPLPEKCPSDEPAEGPTEEKQDENGSEMIWFYVGLSPGFVVGFWGFLGAVMLKKSTRYAYIQFIDRICEWIYMVVTINSARPKSKRNRGRRGRR from the coding sequence ATGGCTTCAACCAATACTTCCATTCCTCTTGTTTATGCCATCTGGATCgcgttccttcttttctttggaTCCGTGCAACTATGCCTCTGTTTCAGTGGAAATAGTTCCGGGTCAGGAGGCTGCATAGCGAGGGAAAGGAAGGCTCTTCTTAGCATACGAAAGGGCATCTATGACGCCCACAGATGGCTCTCTTGGAATGAAAAAGACTGCTGCAGATGGAGAGGAGTTCGATGCGACACCATCACCGGACATGTCGTAAAGCTTGACCTCCACTACCCATATAATGTTGAATATCCTAATAAAAGTGAGGTAAGTCCTTCACTACTTCGCTTGAGACATTTGAATTATTTGGATTTGAGCATGAACAATTTTGGTGGTGCCCCGATCCCTAACTTCATTGGATCTCTTGCCAAGTTGGAGTATCTAGACCTCTCGCATGCTAGGTTTGGTGGAACAATCCCTCACCAACTCGGGAACCTCTCAAACTTACTCCATCTTGATCTCGCTTCAAACCTTCACAACTCTTCGGATGTTGACAATCTTGGCTGGTTACCTTCCATCCGTTTCCTGCAGCATCTTGACATGAGTAATGTCAACCTCTCAAAAGCATCCAACTGGATTCATGTGATCAATATGCTCCCTTCTCTTTCTGTCTTGCGTCTGTCTCGTGCTACTCTTCCTAGCCTTCCCTCTACACTACCCCATGTTAATTTCACTTCTCTTACTACACTTGATCTCTCTTGGAACAACTTTGCTTCAAGCATACCCGGTTGGCTGTTTAATCTTAGCAGCCTTGAACTTCTAGACCTTGGGTACAATAATTTCCATGGCATTATACCACTTGCCATCGGGAATCTCAAGAAGCTTCGAGTCTTAGATCTCTTAGCGAACAACTTCAGTGGAGACATCCCAGAAACAGTAGGCAGTCTCAAGAGCTTGCAGTCAATAAATTTGATTCAGAACAATATCAGTGGGGGTATACCAGAAACCGTGGGGAATCTCAAAAGCTTGGTGTCCTTGTCCCTCAGTATAAACACAATTAGTGGGTGTATACCAGAAACTGTGGGGAATCTCAAAAGCTTGGAGTTCTTGGACCTCAGCTCTAACAGCATCAGTGGGCGTATACCAGAAACTGTGGGAAATCTCAAAAGCTTGGTGACCCTGGTCCTCAGCGCAAACAATATCAGTGGTGAAATACCAAAGACCATTGGGCGGCTTACCAAGCTGCAGAATTTAGGGTTGTATGACAATCAAATTAGTGGGGAGATTCCAGAAACCATAGGGAATCTCGGTGAGTTGAGCAGTTTGGATTTATCACAGAATCTTATCAACGGGCAGATACCTAGAACAGTGGGTAACCTCTGCAACTTGAGCAACCTTATTGCTTTTGATAACAATATAAGTGGAGATATTGCAGGATTCATGGAAGGTTTCTCGAGATGCAGCACCAACAGATTATGGTATGTTAGTTTGCAACGGAACAATCTTAGCGGTCCTTTGCCCAATCAGATAGGAGAGCTCCAAAGTTTGGGCTATCTTGATCTTGGTTCTAATTTATTGGACGGTTCAATTCCTGCATCATTGGGGAAGTTATCTGCCCTTTATTATCTGAATCTTGCAGCAAATTCCTTGGCAGGTGCACTGACTGAAGCCCACTTCGCTAACCTCACAAGCTTATCAGAATTGTATCTGTCTTATAACTCATTGACAGTAAATGTGAGTCAAGATTGGCTTCCTCCATTTAAAGCACGCTACATCAGCATGGCGTCTTGTCCACTGGGGCCCAAATTCCCTACATGGCTTCGGAACCAGACTGATTTAACTTTACTGGACTTATCTAGTGCAGGAATATCAGAAAATTTCCCTGATTGGTTTTCGGACATGCGTCCGCCTATGTACTTTCTTAATGTTTCTCATAATCATATGAAAGGAAAGCTACCTAGCTTTGAACCTCTACCCCCCACCCAGATTCCAGGATTAATAGATCTATCCAACAATTTATTCTCTGGACCTATTCTGCCAACCTTGGGTGGTGGTGTCGACCATCTTGGCATTCTGCTTCTTGCACATAACAGGTTCAATGGCAGCATTCCATCAGCATTTTGTGGGGCAAATAATCTAAAAGTTCTCAATCTTGCCGATAATGATTTATCAGGAGTTGTCCCTAACTGTTGGAACAATTCATCTCTTTTGGGAGTCATTGATTTCTCTGATAACAAATTGTCAGGAGGCATTCCTAGCTCAGTGGGATCTCTCAGTCAGCTCATATCACTGCATTTGAGAGACAACAACTTCTCTGGTAAAATTCCTTTGTCCTTGCAACAGTGCAAACAACTGACTACTATTGACCTTGGCAATAATAAGTTGTCAGGTAGCATACCTGAGTGGATTGGAGGGAGCCTCTTATCATTAAAGGTTCTCCGTCTGCGATCAAATATGTTGGATGGTAATATTCCTAAGCAACTGTCACTCCTTGCTTCTCTTCAAGTGTTGGATCTTGCTGACAACAAGCTTTCTGGAACTTTGCCACCATCATTTGGTAATTTCACGGCCATGATTATGATTCCAAATGGGGGCAAACCTGTTTTTGATGAATATATTGCCTCCTATTATACTGAAAATATCCAGATAACCACGAAAGGTTCAGAACTCACATTCACTAGTGTGCTCTCATTTGTGGCAAGCTTAGATCTCTCAGACAACAATATTTCTGGAGAGATTCCTGAGGAGTTTACAAACCTTCATGGGCTTCATTCCTTAAACTTATCGGGGAATCATTTGACAGGAAGAATTCCGATCAATATTGGTGCCATGGGGCAGTTGGAGTCACTTGATCTATCACTGAACCACCTATCAAGCACAATTCCTACAAGCATCGcagatttgaattttttggAGCGCCTGAACTTGTCCCACAACAATCTATCAGGAAGGATTCCATCTGGCAACCAACTCCAAACCTTGAATGATCCATCTATCTACATTGGCAATCAGTATCTTTGTGGACAGCCTCTGCCAGAAAAATGCCCCAGCGATGAACCTGCAGAAGGTCCAACAGAAGAAAAACAGGATGAAAATGGTTCAGAAATGATATGGTTTTATGTTGGCTTAAGTCCGGGATTTGTGGTTGGCTTCTGGGGATTTCTTGGTGCAGTGATGCTAAAAAAAAGCACAAGGTATGCTTATATCCAATTCATTGATAGGATATGTGAATGGATTTATATGGTTGTAACAATAAATTCTGCTAGGCCAAAGTCCAAGAGAAACCGAGGACGCAGAGGACGCAGGTAA